The following is a genomic window from Pseudothermotoga thermarum DSM 5069.
GTTGAAGGAATGGAGATAGAAGATGATCGAATTGTCTGTGTGCTTACAAACCGTGGAAGAATTTTTCCAAAGTTGGTGATAAACGCAGCCGGACTTTGGGCAGATTATGTGGCAAGCTTGGCAAATGATCAGTTTTTCACAATTCATCCAAGAAAAGGTGAAATGGCAATAGTAGACAAGAAAAAGGGATTTCTCGTTAAATCTACCGTTTCAATGGTTTCAATAACTCAAGCTGCTTCTGTCACAAAAGGTGGTGGAGTGATCCCAACCGTTCATGGCAACATACTGTTAGGACCCACTGCGCAAGAGGTTCCACACAAGGAAGATTACAGCACAAGCGAGCAAGGACTTCAGTCTCTGCTTAAAAAACACGCTAAGCTTGTCAATAATTTAAGCGAAAAGGACATTATCACTTACTTTGCTGGAAACAGGGCTGCGACATACGAGGAAGATTTCATCGTAGAAAAATCAATTAAAATCCAAAATCTCATTCACGTAGCGGGTATTCAATCTCCTGGACTTACAAGTGCTCCTGCGATAGCCGTTGATGTTGCGAAAATGTCCGTTGAAGTTTTGTCAAAGTTCATGAAAGTTGTCGAAAACGAAAAATTTTGCCCGGTTCGTAAAACCGATCCCGATTTCAGCAAACTTTCTTTGATTGAAAAACAAAAAATCATCGAGAAAAATCCAAGCTATGGTTTGGTCATTTGTCGTTGCGAGCAGGTAACTAAAGGACAAATTGAGCAAGCTTTGCAATCGTTAATACCTGCTTCCACTTTGGATGGAATAAAGTGGAGAACGAGAGCCGGAATGGGAAGGTGCCAAGGTGGCTTTTGTACACCGCAAATACTTTGGATATTGGCTGAAAAAGGTTTTGATTTGACGAAGTTCACAAAGAAAGGAAGAGATTCTTACATTTTGCTTGAACCAACAAGGGGAGATTTCGATGGTGGAATTTGACGTCGTTGTGCTTGGCTCTGGACCAGGTGGATTGGCAGCGGCAATTGAAGCCAGTAAAACTGGCGCAAGGGTACTATTGATCGAGCGCGAAAGACAACTTGGAGGCATATTAAAGCAGTGCATTCACGAAGGATTCGGATTGGTTGAATTTAAAGAAAAGCTTACAGGTACAGAATACGCTGCGAAGTTTTTGAAAATGCTCAAAAATTTTCCTGTCGAGGTTTTGACGCAAAGTTTTGTAACTCAAATCGAAAAAGTTAAAAATCGCTTTTTTATCACCATTCAAAATCAAAATGGTGTTTTTCAAATTTCAAGCAAATCGATGGTATTTTCCACAGGCTGCCGTGAAAGAACTTCAAGACAAATATTTGTGCACGGCGATAGACCCAGCGGCATTTTTACAGCTGGAACCGTTCAGTACTACGTCAACATCATGGGGTATTTGCCAACAAAAAAGTGTGTCATCCTTGGAAGTGGGGATGTTGGATTGATAATGGCAAGACGTTTGACAATAGAAGGGGCAAAAGTTGAAGGAGTTTATGAGATAAAATCCGAATCATCTGGTTTGATCAGAAACATAGTACAATGTCTTGACGCTTTTCAAATACCGCTTTACTTACGTCACACAGTTAAAAGGGTTTTTGGAAAAGACAGGTTAGAAGCTGTGGAAATTGTTGAAGTCGATGAACAAGGTCGGCCGATTCCAAACAGTGAGAAAATCGTGCAATGTGATGCATTGATAATTGCCGCAGGCTTGATACCAGAAAACGACCTTTTGGAACAATTGGGGGTTTTGATAGATCAACGTACCAAAGGACCGTTTGTCGATCAAAATTGCATGACTTTACTGGACGGAGTTTTTGCATGTGGTAACAACGTTTTTGTGAGTGATCAGGTTGATTTTGTGACACAACTTGGCAAAGTTGCAGGAAGATCGGCAGGACTTTACGCCTTAGGGCTTTTTGAAAGAAAAAGT
Proteins encoded in this region:
- a CDS encoding NAD(P)/FAD-dependent oxidoreductase; this translates as MKLFEFEKLVKSKIGVKVHLSEKNGAIVLEGRTKKWEQVVKAGKLATKLGYRGVVNLLECEEVGKETIIKPNFRDNELEGVKVDVLIIGAGVVGCSIARELSRYKLNILVVDKEPDVAFHQSSRNAGMIHPPIAPKPGTKKAFYNSLGIRMIPQLAKELDFPYVQNGLIILFKNPLYLMLVGFLNNRARKNGIDVFKILSKSSVKKLEPNLIDQFSWGYFLPQAGIVDPFKMTLALAENAVQNGVKFSFNTFVEGMEIEDDRIVCVLTNRGRIFPKLVINAAGLWADYVASLANDQFFTIHPRKGEMAIVDKKKGFLVKSTVSMVSITQAASVTKGGGVIPTVHGNILLGPTAQEVPHKEDYSTSEQGLQSLLKKHAKLVNNLSEKDIITYFAGNRAATYEEDFIVEKSIKIQNLIHVAGIQSPGLTSAPAIAVDVAKMSVEVLSKFMKVVENEKFCPVRKTDPDFSKLSLIEKQKIIEKNPSYGLVICRCEQVTKGQIEQALQSLIPASTLDGIKWRTRAGMGRCQGGFCTPQILWILAEKGFDLTKFTKKGRDSYILLEPTRGDFDGGI
- a CDS encoding FAD-dependent oxidoreductase, with protein sequence MVEFDVVVLGSGPGGLAAAIEASKTGARVLLIERERQLGGILKQCIHEGFGLVEFKEKLTGTEYAAKFLKMLKNFPVEVLTQSFVTQIEKVKNRFFITIQNQNGVFQISSKSMVFSTGCRERTSRQIFVHGDRPSGIFTAGTVQYYVNIMGYLPTKKCVILGSGDVGLIMARRLTIEGAKVEGVYEIKSESSGLIRNIVQCLDAFQIPLYLRHTVKRVFGKDRLEAVEIVEVDEQGRPIPNSEKIVQCDALIIAAGLIPENDLLEQLGVLIDQRTKGPFVDQNCMTLLDGVFACGNNVFVSDQVDFVTQLGKVAGRSAGLYALGLFERKSLIPVEHDEFFAFAVPQFVDPSSRKVRIYFRSSKTLRNVKIKVIGTKEPVEKSFAFLRPQQTEYFDLEINEDVKHLTLKITEFEEEKQVKEGSRKIICSVCPKGCEVLVMKEGHDYKLEGYKCQRGYDFVLKNLFDPHQVLCTTVRTIYSEQPLLPVKTDRPVTVKDFQGIMEVVRKIVVKNKVDVGEVICENIAGTGANLVSTYFLDLGGGGYGERNCISHRLWNSKS